In Lycium ferocissimum isolate CSIRO_LF1 chromosome 7, AGI_CSIRO_Lferr_CH_V1, whole genome shotgun sequence, the sequence GTTGCAATTATAGGTAAAACGTAACATGATTCCATAAAAACGTGATTgttataataattaataaatgcTATTATAAAGGGTGGTTCTTTTAGAGCGGCCGGACTTATTTGGGATCGAATCaccaatttttacttatttaacTTATTTGGGATCTTGCCTTAATTATTGTTGTAGTTATACTTTCTATTATAActtgttttaacttttttttcttgttaccACGAATATGCAGGATAACAGCGAACCAAAACATATATTTCATTGGGATAAAGAATTCAACTCCAACAATTGTTTCCGCCATTGATAATCTAATCCCAGCTTTCACGTTTATCATAGCCGTACCCTTGGGGTAATTAATTTCTCTCAACTTAAGTAGTACTGtccaaaagttaaaaaaaataaaataaactggAACAGGATTagtaagggcctgtttggaaagccacctggtaattggaattggtgtaattactagggtagtaattaacACAGTAATGTAATTACaatgacctgtttgtttgtcataacgtaattatagtgtaattacaagcgtgctgTTTGGTTgtacaagtgtaattacacagttaatttaatttttaaataaaatttaattgtaaaaaatttaaaatttatatttaaaaaatatttgccttgataaatgatattaaattagttatttaataacacattatttcttgaaaatatattaattaataatcatatatttgtaactaatattgtaaaaaataattgatatatatttttcaaattaataatttttaattttaactaattataaaacttaaaagaaaacattttttgtgagaacgtcatggattggatAAACTTTTTTCTGTGAGAAagtcatggattggatgtttgacaaaaaaataatatttataaatataatgccattacattattcaaatgtttgatacAAAAAATCCATGAAATGTAAGTgtaaaataaacaacatgcaatgtgtaagcaaataacttaaaattgaaaatatagcctcaattcaaaatccaaaagaaaaagtttaagataatactcttatgtcaaattccaacataacATAAGTAAGTTTTagcgtaacttaagtaaataatttaaaagaaatggaaaatataagtctataatctcattcacaacgaaattctactttaataacgtcactcgttatatgccaagttttttaatgactcattctttccaatattaagaggtgtagtttcaaaaattagaataataatatggttatgctaaatgaataaaataaatacgAGCAATAACAtggaatcacaagaagtaaaggttgggaatgagaagaaaggaaatgaaaaatcaataatataaaaagaaaaatacattttaaaagataaaaataattcaaaagtaaaaataaaaaagaaataaaaataatagaaattaaaaaaattaaaaatctaaagaaattaaaatattaaaaataaaaagaaattaaaataaacaaaaaagaaacaaactaaaaagtaaccctgtaattaaCCCTCTCACCACCCCCCCCCtcgagaattggagagtgtaattacaccctctcaattacacccaattcccacctaactgtgtaattacttggtcaaacaaacaggtcaaAATGTGTAATTACACCAAATTCAATTAcgtgggtggctttccaaacggGCCGTAAATAGCTGTAAGTAATTTTAATTTGTGGCTGCAGGGTTGAAAAATTGGGGTTGAGAAGTATAGCAGGACAAGCCAAGTTTTTGGGGACAATAATATGCGTTGGAGGTGCCATGCTACTGTCATTATATCATGGCAAAGTGGTTATTGGTCAATTGGGATATCACTGGAAATATGCAGAAAGTACAGGGAAAGATGTCAATTCTGCCCATTCCAACTTCTTTTTAGGACCCTTTCTACTTATATTGTCCAGTCTTACTTATGCCATTTGGTTAATCATTCAGGTAATACTACTCCCTATTTTCTTATTGTTGAAGAGAAAACATGCAAGTTACTCAATTTAATCTTAACAGTTACGACATATATCTTGCATTTATTGATTTGGTGCATACACCGACTGCGaataattttttacttattcttaagtcaattttttttttttttttttttgggactaaTTAGGCAAAGGTAAACAAGAAGTATGCAGCTCCGTATACATCCACAATGTTGATGTGCCTAATGGCAAGTGTGGAGTGCGTCATCATTGGCATTTGCGTCGTCCCTAAAGTTTCTGAATGGGCTTTAAATCCCATTAGAGCTATCTCAGTTATCTATAATGTACGACTCTTTCGCCTTGTTATTATTTTAAGTATCAAACAAGTTTATAATTTTTTCGTAAGATTTTTATCTTttaagtattttatatcattaattattgtgatttataatatttttttttatataattcctaattatgttaaattttatttcaaaaaatttaaagactctATATCCGAATTTACAATCAAAAttgacacataaattgggatataGAGAGTAATGTGTCAAACATGTTAAAATAGGTAACTTGTCTATTTTCAAATTACCTATGTACTCCACTATTCTCCTCTCTTTAATACTCTTATAGTTTTCAtcacttttttcttcttttaattacagaaagatgaccaaaaagtatatatacttaGTCTTGATTTGTTTATGATGATAAgttttattgatgttgactaCAGGGAGTTGTGGCGACGTCATTTACATATTTCTTGAGCTCGTGGTGCATTGAGAAAAAAGGTCCTTTATATGTCTCGATGTTCAACCCATTGCTGTTAGTTATTTCCGCATTTCTCAGTTTTTCGCAAAATTTCTCGCTTGACTTTGCCATTTCACAAATTAATAGATTATCGGAATATATCGTAAGAAGCTAATTAGAGTATAATTTCTTACTAAACCATTTCACATTTCTTTGACCATCTTAATGAGAtcatttatttattgggaaTGTTTGTTGACGATATATCAGAGTTGTAGGGTCAATCATAGTAGTGATGTCACATGGGCTTTAATTTCGGCAAAATGATTATTTAAGTGCATTTAAATAATGGATGACAAGTGAATGTATTCgaggatttcattgatgtaaataaagaaaaagtgtacaaacatatatatagtcGAATACATCAAATGTGTAATTGTatataaatacaatcaaatacaCATGTATTCAATTCTAATGGTCACCCACTAGAGGCGAAGCAGATATCATCAGATTAGAAAAGCCAAAATTTGCAATGCTTAACGATTACAAACAGGTAGTACGGATGAATTATGGACGAttatattttaggaaaaatattCGGGAGTGATTTTTCCAAACTCTAGCTATTTTGGATAAATAAGAGCATATGTTTGCTCTATCATTTAAAATTTCCTATTAGTTAAGCAGTTAAACTTATGGATTTGAGTTGACCACAATCAATATCGGATCAAGAAAACCCCATATGGGCAAAATATGAATTGTAATAAGTACGAAATTAATCTCTTGCAATTTGTGGGAGTATGAAATTAATCTCTTGCAATTTGTGCATTAGGTTAGTTATTAGACAATATATGAAAACCATTTACGGATCCAATTAATTTATATCACATGCAATTATGTCATTCTGAAATGCTTaacatcattaactccacttttaatattatttctcCATTATTTGGTAATTTATTTCTACCTAGCTTCAATAATTCTAGATATTGCTTCTATTCAATTTATCCAACACACTTAATATATTAAGTCATTCAAAAATGCTCTAAGTCATTCCACTTTTATATAATTTGTACTATGTTTAACATCTAAGTTATTTTACCAAAGAACATCAAAGTTTTGATAGATTTTTGTTCGATCATATTAAATTTCTAACCATTTgttcaataattttttaacaCCACAACTTATATAATACACATATCGAATAATTATTCAAATGGTGTCATATAAAGCGGGACACATGATTAAATTCCAAAGCATTACAACcattttatgttatttaatTGTCTTCACACTTTTTATAAATGGTACTAATTGAAATACAAAATATGTCATTTAATCATGCAACTTCGTggaacttaaaatattttaaggaTTTAAGACTGTTGAAATTTATATGTTTCGATGATCGACAAAGTGAATGAATCAGAACCAGGTGAATGAACCAAGTCCATGAACATATTCCATCTCAGAGTCCTACTACGAGTAGAACTCTTGAATAACGAGATTTTGAGATACAGACTTAGCAGACAGGATCTAGGAGTCCTTAGAAGAATCATCTGAGATAAACTTCAGACTCCCATCAAGCATATCTCAAGCCTTGTGATAAGCAAAAAGTTGTCTCCATCTCAAACACTATCTCTCCTCAAGATTCTTATCCAAGAAGGTCTATGGACATGTTCAATTCCATCTCAGAAACAGATGCGAGATAAAGTGAATGAACCAGGTACTTGAACCTGGTCCATGAACATGTTCCAGCTCAGAATCCTGCTGCGAGTTGGATTCCTGAATTTAAAGAATCTGAGGTAAGGACTTGGCGGACAAGTTACAGGATTTCTTGCCATAATTATCCAGGATGAGCTTCAGACCCCTAAAGGAATATGGAAGCCGCATGACACGCAAGAAGCCTAAGTCAACTCAAACCCTAATTCTCATATTGAGGCTCATCGTGTAAGGTTTATGTTTCAGCCAACTAACTGCGCACcaaaggctatatatatatatatccaaagtCATGTCTTGAAGAATCTTGCACACTCACATAGAGAGAAAAGCAGAAATCGTGAACATAAGTGAGAGTATATCTCAGAGATTTTTGATTGGCCAATGAAGTGTTGCTCTAAATGAATGACCAGATTGAAGAGCCTGTTTTCTTAGCTTATGCTTTCAAGTCTTCAAGTCTAATTATTTTGTATTAGTATTGTTATCGAGTTCGTTGTACCTTTCCAGCTTTCATAGAAGCAATTGTCATAGGTACAATCATTTGTCAAATTCAGCTTCAAGTTGAGGGCAACTTGAAGTGGGCTCGATAGTCTAGGCCGATTATTGATATAGGAATTAAGGATTAGTTCCTAAGTTGTAGAGTTTGTAATCTGAATTTGCAAAGGCTTACAGTTGTATTGGAGTTTTGGTAAAAATCTTGCAGATGTGTAGGTactcttagttttttttttttttacccttttgaGCCGGTTGGTTTTCACGTAAAAATATTGTGTCCATACTCTTCTGTTCTTTATTATTCGACTAACATACTCTTGGAACATGTAGAGTAACCCTGGTCTAATCTCTAGGCGAAAATCAGGTAAAAATTAGAATAGATATTTGGTCGTGTAAAATAACAAAGACATTTTACGTTAAGTATTGTGTTACCATTTTGCCTTTGAACTTCAAAATTTTAggttgtgtttggtatgaaggaaattgttttctaaaaaatgttttttgaaaaataagtaataCTAtagtttttatgatttttttatgtttgttaagtaagcaagaaaatattGTTTCATACGCATTTTATATGTAATCTAGGAAAACACTATAGGGCTGGGACTGGAAGGTCGGAGGATGGATTGGTCAAGGGGTATCGAGGTTGGGGCTGGGGTTGAGAGCGGTTGGGGAGGGGAGGAGATAATTAGCTTAAATTGCCACTCATGAAACTTGTTTTTTCTACGCTTATTAAGAAAGTCATTTTCCTGActtttttaaacttatttttcaaagtaTTTTGCCCATGGCCTAAAACACTTTGTCTACTTTCGCTTTGCCTGCTCCACCATCTTTTTATCACTTTTATTAGTTCTTTTAGTTGTATATAATTTCATGTACTTATTGCATGCTTTGCTTGCTAGTTGCTGCACCttctttttatcttcttccactgcaatcatttttttttttttttttggttttcggGTACAGACATTTCCTATGTGGAGTATTTAATTGCTTCACTCATGTTCTTGGCTTTAAGTGGTTTCCTTTTTAAATCTTTAGTCCTTTTAGCTTTGAAAAAGCCACATTCTGAGACTAAGATTTCCTTTTAATCAAAGGAAATAATAGACGTGGGTGATTTGATATGTCTTTTTTGTTATGCTTTTCAATGATGCTTTAGTAGTGTTTGCTACGGAcaaaatatagatatatatagctACCTAAGACGGACTTTAATTCTCATAACTTTATGGTTTTTCCCATTATGCAAACATAAGTTGTAAGACGTTattttatgatatatgttcCACTACTAAAGAGTAAAGACTGGTCAAGTTCtccttttctaaatattttaaaattgattaTTATCCAGCATTATCTTGTTTCTTTCATATGAAGTGGAGTATTATGTTCTCTGCACTAGCTCTTAGCTAGGGCATCAATATAGCTGTCAATAATCATGAATACGAGGAAAAAACCTGCATAAATATTGACTGACCGGAGATGGATGTAGCCTTTGGTGTATGTGTTCAACTGAACCTAgtaatttttacaaaaataatagTTACGtgtaaataaaaatatcaacaaatattaaattctaaaccaataatatcaaaattaaaaagtacCGGAAGTTTAGGTTAAATCTATCAACTCTAAATTCATAATTAGCCTTTGTAAGTCGTGTCTCATataataacaattttttttttttttttttggggtctaAACATGAATGtgattctctttttctttttcgttaTCAAACATTAACCAACCAGGCATCACCCACCTTGTTGGacatctaaagcagcttattgATGGGAAATCTAcgttgggcaatttgcacgattgtccttattcggggtggtctttactTTTTagccctcaaattgctggtctttaatctTTACCCTTCGCATAAAATACCCTAagattttgggttcgaacccccgctcagtaaataaaaaaaaaatcgcaaggcagaatttcgtTGCAAAATTAGGTATATTAGGGCAaatgttaggccttaaggccaaatttttgtataatttcagcatagtcaatttttttttttttttttttgccttaaggcagaattttaagGCAAATGCTGTcttataaggcagacttttcgGGAAGCTGTACCTTGCGAATTTCTTTTTTACTGAGCGTGGGTTCGATCACAAAACCTCGTATATTTTCGATCACTTTTTTAAACGaagacaaaaattgaagacagCACCTTTGAAGGATAATCCGTGCAAAAAGGGGATCTACGTCCCTATCCGTCCATACAggcccatttaaaaaaaatagttgggcTAGAAGCTAGCATATCCAGCTGATTGTTTTCAgataattgcacggtttgtcctTCATAAGGactggtctttaacttttactCTTCAAATGGGCTGATCTTTCATTTTTCCCTtccaaaatcgaacttatgcttagtggggcataagttctttaagagcGTGTGGTATAACTTGTAAGACATTATgatgaggaaaaaaaattatgcccAAGGAACAAATTGTTTGACTTGAGGAactaaaattaaagactagcacaaaatagggacaaaagtgcaaatgacccgatTGATTTTATCATAAAATGTCTCTTTGAGATGGATCTCCGGCAAACAGCCTATTAGTAAAGCCCAAAGCTCACGTCTTGAGCTGACCGATTCATGAGAAAGTGTCACTTTGTCCCAAATCTTTGTTTCTCCATTAAAAAAATATGGCCAGATCAGCTTAAACCCCCAAaacattaattttaaaaaaaaatacgcgTTTTAGTTTAAACTTGTACTGTATGTGTATATTTCTGGTAACGAGATAATCACCGTGTCTGTATAACACGCAATCCCAACCATTAGTTCAATAAAATTTTAGCGACATACCTGTGATTAAATGTTTAAGATGTGTTGAAAATATATCAAATCGAAGAAAACAATATGTATATTAtcattccaaactaattatgggTTGCGTTGTATAGGTTAATTGTTAAACACCACGAGCACAAACCTATTAGAATTAACGTGagatactaactactattcccttaattcgaacaatttattgttaggttttgaagtatatatacgaGATCCATGTCGACACGTTgtattgatttgttaatttctttgggatataacttaattaccacaaacttCATCTATTTTTatggttactttaaatttaatagctcGGATTCGAAAAAATCTGTACTCATATTCTTGATTACATatctattactattattacttttattattacttatgttaattattaattttattattaagcatgtattaataataataagaagattaaaatgaaGCTCGATCCGGGCATACTTTCTTAGAATAGATTCGGGTCCAAATCTTCAATTTTGTTTTAGTTATATTAGATGAAATCAAGAGGAACTTTAACTTTCCAAAGATTAAGGAGGATCCCCCAATTCCGCCTTGCGAAATTGATTTTTATGATTACTAGTAAGAAATTAAGGTGAATGaatttaaagatcacaaatttgagggcaaaatttaaagaaaagagaagggcAATCCGAAAAAAATCAAACTAGAATAAATGAAAAGTGTCAATATAAAAATCTTTGTTTCTCAAAAAAAAgggagaattatatatacataagaatagtATATTTACGAAAATATGACgatatttttttagtttatgtaacaatagatttcttacaaaacatatacaaaaatttTCGCTCAAGGCTTGAAAAATTCTCtcaaaaaaataacaatgaGTTATGGATATTTGGCTTAAAATTTGGCTCAATATTTTGTGTATGAATAgttgtatgaaatatgtatatctggtagaaatgggtgaaaaaaaatttatttggaaattgtatgaaatatagtaatttcaaattttcacattttcataatgataataaaaaacgtatgaaatatgtataaaataaaatttgtgtAAAGTTCATatcactttgaaaatttaatacaactaatcatagaaatataacaacaactataagtgtataatacaaaaaatcatgtttaaataaataacaTAGAATATTGAAATTACAAGACCAACAACCAGAGAGGAGTAGGCTTTCAATGTGctgctcttttttcttttttattggtCAACAAGCAATCACTATCCAACTTTTTTAAACTTCAAACTTGGTGAAAATTAGTTCTTTAGATCTGCTATTCTATTCTTGTTcactaaaataataataataatattactaataatagtgaacaataataatagtacctaataataatttaaaagtaataataataatttgctCACACAAGATGGTGGGTGCctagtaatagtaatagtaataataataatagatgaagaataataataaataataataattttaatttttccaatTTATGCGTGAAGGAGAATGaggataattttaatttttcgagATCATCaagatatttaattttattgttatattttataaataaggaaaataattaatattttaaatataagtCTTAACTAGTATTATTAGGTTATTTCCTCTTAAAAAAATATGGCCAGATCAGCTTAAACCGTTAAAACATTAATTCTAGAGACATTTACGCGTTTTAGTAACTAAACTTGTACGTATATGTGTTCCTTTTATGTTTCTGGTGCGAGTATGCTAACGAGATAATCACCGTTTCTGTATAACACGCAATCCCAATTCCCAACCATTAGTTCAATAAAATTTTAGCAACATACCTGTGATTAAATGTTTAAGATGTgttgaaaatatatacatagaaGAAAACAATatgttattatacatataaatgatACTCCctatgtttcaatttatgtgtgaacctatttcctttttaatccgtACCAAAATGAATgatctctttcctaatttagaaacaaattcactttatgaaatgatttacagccacataaattttcaagacttatttttggtataaatttcaaaagtcttcactctttttAAATGTAGT encodes:
- the LOC132062130 gene encoding WAT1-related protein At1g09380-like encodes the protein MGNELLVFVVMVIVQLAFAGMIIISKLVMDGGMNAFVQSAYRPMFATISIAPFAYFLERKTRPKLTRSILFQIFLCSIFGITANQNIYFIGIKNSTPTIVSAIDNLIPAFTFIIAVPLGVEKLGLRSIAGQAKFLGTIICVGGAMLLSLYHGKVVIGQLGYHWKYAESTGKDVNSAHSNFFLGPFLLILSSLTYAIWLIIQAKVNKKYAAPYTSTMLMCLMASVECVIIGICVVPKVSEWALNPIRAISVIYNGVVATSFTYFLSSWCIEKKGPLYVSMFNPLLLVISAFLSFSQNFSLDFAISQINRLSEYIVRS